The following is a genomic window from Bacteroidales bacterium.
GGCGTAATATTTAGGTTAGGAACAAGAAAATCGAGAATGAACTCAACCGGTTCATAAAGCTTAATTCCCGATTGCATGTTCTCCTTCATTGTATATAGGCAAGGACTCATATCACATAATACAGGATATTCTCCATTATTACTTGCTTTTAATAATTCATTTTCCAGCTCTTTCGATTTTTTGGTGCCGGCATCCACATATCCCTTGCTAAGGAATGCCATTCCGCAACAAAGGTTATCCATATTCGCCGGAAATACAACCTCATAACCTCCCCTGTGAAGAAGCTGAACAAGCTTTTCGGAGAGCTGTTTTTCATGACTGTATTCCTGTGATGTGCCCATTGAACGGTTAATGCATGATGGAAAATAAACAACCTTTCTCTTAGCCTCAGCCAGCCGGCCACTGCCTGGAGCAATCTTTGCAGATCCTTTGGGCATGAAGCGGTTCCATGCTGGTATCCGGTTAAATGAAATGACTCTCATGCCTGAAGCTATAACTCCCAACAATCCTGATCCAATAATCCGGTGAACAAAATTGACAAAGGATAATGCACCTCTGGCAGCAGAAGTAATAAACCCCATGTGATCTGCAATCCAGTTAGCTATCCCGGGGGAAGCTGAGGCTTCTTCGGATCTGAGGTTCTTTATAAGCTTTCCGGTATCAATCTTAACAGGACAAGCCTGTGCACAGAGACCATCGGTGGCACATGTAGCATCGCCATGGTACTTAAACTCTTTGTTGAGCGATGCTGCAATGTGTGGCTGATGTCCGCTTTTTTCAAGCGACTTAATTTCTCTGTGTACAGCGATGCGCTGCCTCGGGGTAAGTGTAAGATCAGCTGAAACACATGATGCCTCGCAGAAACCGCATTCGGTGCATTTATCAATTATTTCGCTGGCAACAGGAAGAGGCTTCAGGTCTTTAAGGTGGACATCCTTATCGGTATTAAGTATTACACCGGGATTGAGAATACAAAGAGGATCAAAGATCCTTTTGATCTCTTTCATAAGATTATAGGCATCTTTTCCCCATTCCATCTCAACAAAAGGTGCCATGTTGCGACCGGTACCATGCTCCGCTTTTAGTGATCCGTCATACTTTTTCACAACCAGATCCGCTACATCCGACATCAGACCGGCATATCTTGAGATTTCTTCCTTATCACCAAAATCCTGAGTAAAGACAAAATGAAGGTTTCCTTCCAGGGCATGACCGAAAATTACCGCTTCGGTGTATTTATATTTCTTAAGCAGATTCTGAAGGTCGGTCGTTGCTTCCGCCAGACGGGGAACAGGGAATGCAACATCTTCTATTATAACCGTGGTACCTGATTTTCTCATCGCCCCGACAGAAGGAAACAGGCCTTTCCTGATCTTCCATAGCAGTTCGTACTCAGCCGGTTTATCTGTAAATGCTATTTCTCTTTCAACAGGAAGATCTTTAATTGCATTGCATATTTTTCAATATTCCCGGTTATTTCACTCTTGTTTTCCCCGGTCGTTTCAACAAGCAGGGCACAGACATCATTGTGCAGATACTTCAGGTATTCCGGCAATCCTTTTTCATTCTCAACAGAACGGATACCTGAACGGTCAATCAGTTCAACAGCAGATACAGGTTTCTGTTTCATCAGAGAAACTGCATTACATGCCTTCTCAACATCAGGGAAGAGCATTAGTGAGCTTGCCTTGCAGGGCTGCTCAGCTACAGTTTTGAAGCTGATCTCTGATATGAAACCGAGCGTCCCTTCAGAACCAATCATCAGATGTTCAATTATGTCGAAAGGATCGGTGAAGTCTGTAAGTGCATTCAGACTATACCCGGTAGTGTTCTTCATTTTATACTTGTTCCTGATCCTGTCAGCCAGAGATAGATTTTCTTTTGCAGATGCTGCAAGCAATTCAATGTCAGAGAGTAATCTACTATGCGATTTACTGAACAATTCCCTTGATGCCGGATCTTTGGTATCAAGTACTGATCCGTCAGCAAGTATAACGCGCATTCCGGCAACAGTTTTATAGGAGTTTTGGGATGTCCCGCAACACATGCCACTTGCATTGTTTGCTGCAATTCCACCAATCATGGCTGAGTTGATTGAAGCGGGGTCGGGACCAATTTTTCTTCCCAGAGGGGCAAGGATAAGGTTGGCTCTTCCTCCTGTGATCCCGGGCTGAAGTTTAATCTCAGATCCGTCATTGCTGATACTGTATTTCTTCCAGTTGCTGCCGGCAATAATTAAAACGGAATCAGATATTGCCTGTCCGGAGAGGCTTGTACCCGCAGCCCTGAAGGTAACCGGGATCTCAAGTTCAGAACAATTTTTCAGGATCAGTGAAATCTCATTTTCATCTTTTGCCCTTATAACCATTTTCGGGATGAGCCTGTAGAAGCTGGCATCGGTTCCATATGCCAGAGTATGAAGAGGATCGTTAAATATCCTTTTCCTGTCTATCGTACCGACAAGCTTATCGTAAAGTGTTTTGTAAGTTCCGTTAAGCAGAAAAAAGTAACCACAAAGGAACACTAAGGTTTACACAAAGGACACAAAGAATTATCTGCATAAGGCACTGATAATAATTACTTTCAATAAATACGGCTAATGCTGATTAATCCTATCCGTAATTTTATAATTTTGTACCACAATTTAATAAAAAAAGATGGATACCAATTCAGAACCGGTATATTCGAGGAATGTAGTTGAATTTGTGGCAGTTGCAAATGAATTCTGTAAGTATTCAGAACATGCTTCAGAGCTAAAAGGAGATGAATTGCTCAAAATATTTCAGCGGATTCTTCCTCTGATGTATCTTAAAGCCTCCCTTTTGCCGCAATTTGATCCGTTTTTCGAGGAAGGGAATGAGAAATTTGTTACAGAATCTGACTGGTTAAGGATTCATGACACTTTCAGGGAAAAATTCGGTACAGCCGATGATTATCTTGAGGTGTTTGACGACAAGATGAAAGAGTCGGAAGGACCGGTTATCTCTTCGATATCTGAAAACATGGCAGACATTTATCAGGACATGAAAGATTTTCTGCTGCTTTATCAGACTGGTACCAACGAAGTGATGAATGATGCAGTATGGGAATGCAGATTAAACTTTGAGACATTCTGGGGTCAGAAACTTGTTAATTCGATGAGGGCGATTCATAAATTCATTTACTCAGGTGAGGAGATAGGAAAAATTGAAGAAGATAATAATGAAAATGATGAGAACAGAAACACTTCCGACTGGTTTATATCGAGACGGCAAAAGGATTTGAGGGGCGATGGAGAATAGTATTTATCAGGAGAACATTACAGCAGAAGAACTTGCAGAATGCGAGCTCTCATGGTTTAAAGGTGAATTGGTTTTAATAGAGGATCTAAAGACTTTTTATGAAGTATTTCCAAGGTTGCTGGGGCATGACCTGCTTGGGTTTGATACGGAGACAAAACCTACTTTTAAGAAAGGAAAAAGGCATCAGGTATCGCTTATTCAGTTATCGACCGATAACCTGGCTTGTCTTTTCAGAATCAATAAAATAGGTCTTCCCGATGAACTGGTGAAGCTTCTGGCCGATCCTTCCGTTATTAAAACCGGAGTGGCAGTTCATGACGATATAAAATTCCTTTCCAGTGTGAAAAGATTCACACCCCGGGGTTTCATCGATCTTCAGAACTTGGTGAAAGACTTTGGAATACAGAGCTCGGGGCTGAAAAAACTTACGGCAATAGTGCTGGGTTTCAGGATCTCAAAACGTCAGCAGGTAACAGACTGGGAAGCTGAACAGTTATCGGAAGCTCAACAGATCTATGCAGCAACCGATGCCTGGGTTTGTCATGAGATTTATAAGAAATTAGTAAATGGGCATAATAAGTTATGACAAGAATAAAAATTGTCCTTAAGTCGGGTAAAGAGCAGTCGTTGAGAAGATTGCATCCCTGGGTTTTTTCGGGTGCCATCAAGAAAATGTACGGAGAACCGGTTGAGGGTGACCTGGTTGATGTATACGATAATAATGACACATTTCTCGGAACAGGGCATTATGCGCCAAGTTCGATAGCGATAAGGATCCTTTCATTTGAACAGACAGAACCTGATATCAGCTTTTTCAGGAAGAAAATTGAAAAGGCAATAGCTTACAGAAAATCTATCGGAATTATTGGTAATCCTCAGATTAATGTTTACAGGCTTATCCATGGCGAGGGTGATGGTCTCCCGGGACTGATAGTCGATTATTATAACGGAGTGGCTGTTATGCAGATGCACTCTGTCGGTTTCTACAGGATCAGGAAGGAGATTACTTCAATACTTGTCGATCTTCTGAAAGATGAATTAGTGGCTGTATATGATAAGAGCGAGGGTACTATTCCTCACATGTCGGGTATAACAGGCGTAAATGAATTTCTGTATGGCGATTCAGGTCCGGCAACAGTTACCGAAAACGGTTACCAGTTTAAAATTGACTGGACCACCGGACAGAAAACTGGTTTCTTCATCGATCAGAGAGATAACAGGCAGCTTCTCGAAAAGTATTCGGAAGGGAAGAGTGTACTCAATATGTTTGGTTATACAGGAGGATTCTCAGTATATGCAATGAAAAATGCCGCACTGGTTCACACTGTCGATAGTTCTTTGTCTGCTATAGAACTTGCAAATGAGAATATCAGGCTTAATTTCGGCGACGATAAGAGACATGAAGCATTCCAGGTTGATGCTTTTAATTACCTTAACAATATTAAGGATAAGTATGATGTTATAATCCTCGATCCCCCGGCTTTTGCAAAGCACAATAATGTTCTGGATAATGCACTACAGGGATATAAAAGACTAAATATTAAGGCCATAGAGCAGATAAGGCCGGGTGGAATTATTTTCACATTTTCGTGTTCTCAGGTAGTTACAAAAGAAAATTTCAGGAAATCGGTATTCGCCGCTGCAGCAAATACCGGCAGAAGTGTCCGGATCCTGCATCAGATGAGCCAGCCTCCTGATCATCCTGTTAATATCTATCATCCTGAAAGCGAATACCTTAAAGGTCTGGTAATTTATGTAGAATAACGCCGTAACGCCGTAATGCCGTAACACCGTAACACCGTAACACCGTAACACCGTAACACCGTAACACCGTAATAGTCATGAGCACAAATAAGAATATACTGCTGATTGCAAAAAAACTGGGACTTCACGACTGGCAGGTTGAGAACACAATCAGACTGATGGACGGAGGTGCAACTATTCCTTTTATAAGCAGGTACAGGAAGGAGATGACAGGAAGTCTTGATGAGGTTCAGCTTATGCATATTAAGGATGAATATGACAGGCTGAAAGAACTCGATGCCCGTAAGGAAGCTGTAATAAAATCAATTGAAGAGCAGGAGAAGATGACTCCTGAATTGCGGAAGAAGATAGATGCTGCAATAACAATGGCTGAACTTGAAGATATTTATCTTCCTTTCAGACCGAAGCGCCGGACACGTGCTACAATAGCAAGGGAGAAGGGACTTGAGCCACTTGCAGTAATCATTATGGAACAGCGGGAAAATGATCCTTTATCAAAAGCCGAAGGATTTCTTAATGATGAGGTTGCAACTGTTGAAGATGCGATTGCAGGTGCTTCAGATATTATTGCAGAGTGGGTAAGTGAAGATGAAAAGGCCAGAAAACAGTTGCGTTATCTTTATGAAAAAGAAGCAGTTATTTACTCAAAAGCAGTAAAGGGAAAAGAGGCTGAGGGGATTAAATACAGTGATTATTATGACTGGTCTGAGCCTCTTAAAAAGTGTCCTTCGCACCGGCTTCTGGCAATGAGAAGGGGAGAAGAAGAGGGGTTTCTGAGACTTTCTGTTGAGCCCTCAGAGGATAATGCTCTTGACATTCTTGATTCGATATTTATTAAGGGCAGGACTGCTTCTTCAGATATTGTTAAAGATGCTGTTAAGGACAGCTGGAAAAGGCTTCTCTCTTCGTCGATGGAAACAGAATTCAGGAACATCTCGAAAGAGAAGGCAGATATTGAGGCAATAAATGTTTTTGCCGAGAACCTCCGGCAGCTGCTGCTCGGATCACCTCTGGGAGAAAAAAATGTACTCGCTATTGATCCGGGTTTCAGAACAGGCTGCAAGGTTGTTTGTCTCGACAGGCAGGGTAATCTTATTCATAATGAAACGATCTATCCTCATCCTCCCCAGAATGAAACAGCCATGTCGATAAAAAAGATTCTTTCACTTGTAAATGCTTATAAAATTGAAGCAATTGCAATCGGAAACGGAACAGCCAGCCGCGAGACTGAAGATTTTATAAAGTGGGTTAAGTTCGAAAATGATATACAGGTTTTTGTTGTGAGTGAGGCCGGTGCTTCAATCTATTCAGCATCGAAGATAGCCCGTGAGGAGTTTCCAGATTATGATGTTACTGTACGCGGTTCTGTATCTATCGGAAGGAGACTGATGGACCCTCTGGCTGAGCTTGTAAAGCTCGATCCTAAATCAATCGGTGTAGGGCAGTATCAGCACGATGTTGATCAGCAGAAGCTTCAGAAATCGCTCGATGATGTGGTAATGAGTTGTGTGAATGCCGTTGGTGTTGAGGTGAATACAGCCAGCAAACATCTGCTTACATATGTTTCAGGTCTTGGCCCTCAGCTGGCTCAGAATATTATCGATTACCGGACAGAGAACGGACCGTTCAAATCGAGAAAGGAACTTCTCAAAGTTAAAAGAATGGGAGAGAAGGCATTCGAACAGAGTGCCGGATTCCTCAGGATCAGAAACGCTGCGAATCCTCTCGATGCAAGTGCAGTACACCCTGAGAGTTATCCTGTTGTTGAGAAAATGGCTAAAGATCTGGGAGTTCAGGTTAAGGAACTGATTACAGATGAGACCAAAAGAAAAGAGATTAAACTCGAAAAATATGTAACTCCGGTAACAGGACTGCCAACATTAAAGGATATTGTGGAAGAACTTGCTAAACCCGGACGCGATCCAAGATCGAAGATCAAAGAGTTCAGGTTTGCAGATGTTCATACTATGGAAGATCTCATTCCAGGAATGGTTGTTCCAGGTATAGTTACCAACATTACAAAATTCGGTGCTTTTGTTGATATTGGAATCAAGCAGGACGGACTGGTTCACGTTTCAAATCTGACAAAAAATTTTGTAACTGATCCTTCAACAGTTGTGAAACTTCACCAACATGTTATGGTAAAGGTTCTGGCTGTTGATATCGAAAGAAAACGTGTTCAGCTGTCGATGAAGGATGTTGAAACTAAAAAGCAGTAACGGCATAACGGCGTAATGGCGTAACGGTGAATTGATTCAATTGATTATATTTGGTATTCATTGGTAAACAAAAAGTACATATTATGAAGAGAAATTATTTCCTGATGCCGGCATTACTGGCGGTAGTGCTTTTCTCATGTAACACCCAGCCTGCCATAAAGGCACCTGTTGCTGATAAGGTTCCTTATGAGATTTTTGACAAACGGGTTGATAACTATTTCTGGATGCGTCTGAGCGATGAACAGAAAAACGACACCACACCGGATGAACAGACTACCAAAGTCCTCAATTATCTTAATGCAGAGAACGCGTATGCAAAAGCTGTTCTTAAAAGCCAGGAGACTCTACAGAAAACGGTCTTTGATGAGATTGTTGGAAGAATCAAGCAGGACGATTCTTCTGTACCATATTTCAAAAACGGATACTATTATTATAATAAGTACTCAACAGGAAGTGAATATCCGGTGTACTATCGCAAAAAAGGAACTCTCGATGCACCTGAAGAGATTCTTCTTGATGTAAATAAACTTGCGGAGGGAAAAGAGTATTGTTCTGTTAGCGGATTAACAGTAAGTCGTGATAATAAATTACTTGCGTATGGAACAGATTTTGTCAGCCGTCGCCGGTATACACTCAATTTCCTGAATCTTGAGACCGGCACTTTACTTACAGACAGGATCGAGAACACAACAGGTCAGGCTGTATGGGCAGCTGATAATAAGACCATTTTTTATGTCACGAAAGATGAGGAGACCCTGAGAGCGGATAAGATTATTAAGCATAAACTGGGAACTGCAGCTGAATCAGATAAAGTGGTTTATTTCGAAGAAGATGAAACATTTAGTGTTTATCTCAGCGAGACAAAAAGCGAGAAGTATATCCTTATTAACTCTTCACAAACCCTTACCTCCGAGAGCCGGTATATTGATGCTTCGAAACCCGATGGCGAGTTTAAGGTATTTGAACCGCGGAAAGTGAATCATGAGTATAATATCGACCATATTGGCAAAGAATTTTTCATAAGAACAAATTCAGACAGCTCTTCTAACTTCCGTCTGATGAAGACGCCTGATACAAAAACCACTATGGAAAACTGGAGTGTGGTTATTCCTCACAGAAGCGATGTTCTTTTTGAGAACTTTGAACTGTTTGATAACTATCTGGTTGCTGAAGAGCGGATCAAGGGCTTAAGTAATCTAAGGATCATCGATACCAAAAACGGAGGCGAACACTATCTGAATTTCGGTGAAGAGGCATATACGGCAGGCATAAATGTCAATCCGAATTCCAATACTGACATTCTTCGCTACAGCTACTCATCGCTTACCACACCCAACTCGGTAATCGATTATAACATGGTTACCAAAGAGAAGACAGTACTTAAAGAAGATATTGTGCTTGGCGGGTTTGATAAGAACAATTACGAATCAAAGAGGCTCTGGGCAAAAGCGACTGATGGTACGATGGTCCCGGTCTCAATTGTCTATAAAAAAGGGTTTGTACAGGATGGGAAGTCACCGCTGCTCTTATATGCCTACGGATCTTACGGGTCATCAACCGATCCCGGATTCCGCTCAACAATCATTAGTCTTCTCGACAGGGGATTTGTTTACGGACTTGCTCATATCAGGGGTGGGAGCGAGATGGGCCGTTACTGGTACGAGGATGGAAAGTTGCTGAAGAAGATAAATACTTTTACAGATTTTAACGACTGTGCACAATTCCTTGTAGATGAGAAATATACGAGTAAAGAGAAGCTTTTCGCAATGGGCGGAAGTGCCGGCGGATTGCTGATGGGAGCAATAGTAAATATGCGTCCCGATCTTTATAAAGGTGTTATTGCAGCCGTTCCTTTTGTTGATGTGGTTTCAACTATGCTCGATGAGACTATTCCGCTTACAACTTTTGAATGGGATGAGTGGGGGGATCCGAGGAAGAAAGAATACTACGACTACATGTTATCATATTCACCATACGACCAGGTGAAAGCCATGGACTATCCTAATATGATTGTCACAACAGGATTCTGGGATTCGCAGGTTCAGTACTGGGAACCAGCCAAATGGGTTGCCAAATTACGTGCGATGAAGACAGATAAAAACACTCTCGTGATGGATTGCAACATGGCTGTTGGTCATGGCGGTGCCTCCGGACGCTTTGAGCGCTACAGGATAACAGCAATGGAATATGCATTTATAATGCAACTTGCAGGAATTACTCAATAGAATACAACTGTATTATATGAAAAGTGTTTGTCTGGTTGCCCTTGTATGTCTTATCTCTTTTTCTTCATGTAAAAAGGAGAAGCATGAACTTCTGATAGAGGCCGAAAGTTTTAAAGAAAAAGGAGGATGGGTTGTTGATCCCCAGTTTGTTCAGCAGATGGGCTCGCCGTATTTGCTGGCTCACGGTCTTGGAATGCCTGTAAGCAATGCAAAATCAGAAATCACTTTTCCTTACACCGGCAAATATCACGTCTGGGTGCGGACAAAAAACTGGGCTCCCGGAGATTGGGAAGCTCCCGGAAGATTCAAACTCCTTATTAACGGAAAAGAACTTAACTGCGTTCTGGGTACAGAAGAGGGATGGGCATGGCAATATACAGGATCTGTTTCAATAAAGGATACTTCTGCAACCCTGGAACTTGCTGACCTCACCGGGTTTGACGGACGATGCGACGCTATATATCTGAGTACATTAAAAACAGCTCCACCTGTTACTGTTAAAGAATTAACAGAATGGAGGAAGAAGCAGCTGAATGAGAGCGACACTCCCTTAAAATCAGAATCATACGACCTTGTTGTCGTTGGCGGTGGCATAGCAGGCTGTGCTGCATCAATAGCGGCGGCCGAGCAGGGAATGAAAGTGGCCCTTATTCAGGATCGTCCCGTTCTCGGCGGTAATGCCAGCAGTGAGATAAGGGTTCATACCGAGGGAATCACCTGGAAATCTGACCGGATTCTGAGTATGCTCAACACAGTGTGGTGGCCGAATGGATCTCCAGAGGCTGTTCTCGATGACAAGAAGCGTCATGCAAACATGGAAAAATATGAGAACATCTCAATATTTCTCAATATGAGGGCATATTCGGTTAAATCTGAATCTGGTGTTATCAGCTCTGTTGATGCCCGTCATACTTCAACAGGAGAAACAATGAGGTTTTCCGCTCCTCTGTTTATAGATTGTACCGGCGACGGCTGGATTGGGTACTGGGCAGGTGCAGAGTTTATGTATGGGAGAGAAGACTCCTCACTGTATAAGGAAAACTGGGACCAGCACAAGGAGCTTTGGAGCCCTGCAAGTGGCGACAACCGGGTAATGGGATCTTCAGTGTTATGGAGAAGTGTTGATAAAGGAACTCCTGTTACATTTCCGGAAGTGCCATGGGCGATGGACATTGCAGACGGATACTCCGCTGTAGAGGGTACCTGGAAGTGGGAGTACTCCGATAATAATATGAACCAGATTGAAGATGCAGAAGCTATCCGCGATCATATGCTGAAAGCTATCTACAGCTCATTCTATAACGCAAAGCAGAAGCCTGAAAATGCTACTCTGGCATTGGAATGGACCTCATACCTGGTAGGCAAGAGAGAATCAAGAAGGCTCGTCGGAGATTATATTTACACATTTCAGGATGAGAAGAATATGGTAGAATTTGATGATGCTGTTGTGATGGAGGAACGTGATGTGGATGTTCATTATCAGCAAAAGCTAAAAGATCCTTCACAGCCTGATTTCTTATCCGAGGCTCTCTTTTACAAAGTCGATCATTATTATATTCCTTACAGATGCCTCTATTCAAAGAATATTAAGAATCTCTTTATGGCCGGGAGATGTTTCAGCACATCTCATGTTGGTCTCGGTGGTCCGCGTGTAATGAATACTACAGGGCAGATGGGTGTTGCAGTTGGTTACGCAGCATCACTGTGCAGGAAATACAGCACAGATCCCCGCGGGATCTATCAGTCACATATTGCCGAATTGAAAAATTTGGTGTATACCGGTACCCCCTGATTTTGTTACGTAAGGAAGGGTCGCGACCCTTCTCTGCAAGACATGCATTATGTAAGGAAGAGTTGCGACCCTTCCCTGCATAATGCTGTTACCGACCCTGACCAACAGTTGCCGTACGTGGTTTCATAGCAGGTTTCCCGGGTAGTTTGGCACTGCGCATTGCTGCGTTATAGGCAAATGCTGCAGTGACAACTGCATTATGTTTCAGATCAGCCATTTCCAGACGTTCGTAAGTATCCATAACCGTATGGTAACCGCGGTCATATTCCAAATCATCCTGGATGAACTGGAATCCGGGTAAGCCAACAGCATCAAATGAGAGATGGTCGGTTCCTGATGTGTTTCTGATTGTTATTGTGGAGCAACCCATATCTGCAAATGGCTTGAGCCACTCTTCGAATATTGGTCTCACGAGTTCATTCTCCTGTAAGTAGATACCGCGATATTTTCCCGAACCATTATCCATGTTGAAATATGCTGCGAAATTATTATAGTCAGCTTTATGTTCTCTTGTTTTTGCATCAACAAGATACTTCTCAACATAGCCGCGTGAGCCATTGAGTCCCTGTTCTTCACCACCCCACAGTGCAACCCTTATTGTTCTTTTCGGAGCCGCATCAAGGTTTTTAAGGATACGAAGAGCTTCCATCATCACAATACAGCCCGATGCATTATCTGCGGCGCCAGTTCCTCCGTGCCATGAATCGATATGTCCGCCAAGGAGGACAACTTCATTTTTCAGAAGTTTATCAGTACCGGGGATCTCGCCTATAACATTGAAAATGGTAGGACTTTCTGTAAACTTATTCTGGATCTCAACCTCCATTTCGACAGCAACTTTGTGACGGAGAAGACGCTCCAGTCTGCCATGGGCTTCAACAGGAAGATTTAACTGGGCAATAGGCTCCTTCTCTCCTGCAGTATATGTTGCACCGGATGATCTTGGTACATTAAAAACTCCTGAGTTATTGAGAATTACTGCAGCTCCTTCAGTTTTC
Proteins encoded in this region:
- a CDS encoding DUF5063 domain-containing protein → MDTNSEPVYSRNVVEFVAVANEFCKYSEHASELKGDELLKIFQRILPLMYLKASLLPQFDPFFEEGNEKFVTESDWLRIHDTFREKFGTADDYLEVFDDKMKESEGPVISSISENMADIYQDMKDFLLLYQTGTNEVMNDAVWECRLNFETFWGQKLVNSMRAIHKFIYSGEEIGKIEEDNNENDENRNTSDWFISRRQKDLRGDGE
- a CDS encoding 3'-5' exonuclease domain-containing protein 2, producing MYQENITAEELAECELSWFKGELVLIEDLKTFYEVFPRLLGHDLLGFDTETKPTFKKGKRHQVSLIQLSTDNLACLFRINKIGLPDELVKLLADPSVIKTGVAVHDDIKFLSSVKRFTPRGFIDLQNLVKDFGIQSSGLKKLTAIVLGFRISKRQQVTDWEAEQLSEAQQIYAATDAWVCHEIYKKLVNGHNKL
- a CDS encoding class I SAM-dependent rRNA methyltransferase, translating into MTRIKIVLKSGKEQSLRRLHPWVFSGAIKKMYGEPVEGDLVDVYDNNDTFLGTGHYAPSSIAIRILSFEQTEPDISFFRKKIEKAIAYRKSIGIIGNPQINVYRLIHGEGDGLPGLIVDYYNGVAVMQMHSVGFYRIRKEITSILVDLLKDELVAVYDKSEGTIPHMSGITGVNEFLYGDSGPATVTENGYQFKIDWTTGQKTGFFIDQRDNRQLLEKYSEGKSVLNMFGYTGGFSVYAMKNAALVHTVDSSLSAIELANENIRLNFGDDKRHEAFQVDAFNYLNNIKDKYDVIILDPPAFAKHNNVLDNALQGYKRLNIKAIEQIRPGGIIFTFSCSQVVTKENFRKSVFAAAANTGRSVRILHQMSQPPDHPVNIYHPESEYLKGLVIYVE
- a CDS encoding RNA-binding transcriptional accessory protein, translated to MSTNKNILLIAKKLGLHDWQVENTIRLMDGGATIPFISRYRKEMTGSLDEVQLMHIKDEYDRLKELDARKEAVIKSIEEQEKMTPELRKKIDAAITMAELEDIYLPFRPKRRTRATIAREKGLEPLAVIIMEQRENDPLSKAEGFLNDEVATVEDAIAGASDIIAEWVSEDEKARKQLRYLYEKEAVIYSKAVKGKEAEGIKYSDYYDWSEPLKKCPSHRLLAMRRGEEEGFLRLSVEPSEDNALDILDSIFIKGRTASSDIVKDAVKDSWKRLLSSSMETEFRNISKEKADIEAINVFAENLRQLLLGSPLGEKNVLAIDPGFRTGCKVVCLDRQGNLIHNETIYPHPPQNETAMSIKKILSLVNAYKIEAIAIGNGTASRETEDFIKWVKFENDIQVFVVSEAGASIYSASKIAREEFPDYDVTVRGSVSIGRRLMDPLAELVKLDPKSIGVGQYQHDVDQQKLQKSLDDVVMSCVNAVGVEVNTASKHLLTYVSGLGPQLAQNIIDYRTENGPFKSRKELLKVKRMGEKAFEQSAGFLRIRNAANPLDASAVHPESYPVVEKMAKDLGVQVKELITDETKRKEIKLEKYVTPVTGLPTLKDIVEELAKPGRDPRSKIKEFRFADVHTMEDLIPGMVVPGIVTNITKFGAFVDIGIKQDGLVHVSNLTKNFVTDPSTVVKLHQHVMVKVLAVDIERKRVQLSMKDVETKKQ
- a CDS encoding S9 family peptidase — translated: MKRNYFLMPALLAVVLFSCNTQPAIKAPVADKVPYEIFDKRVDNYFWMRLSDEQKNDTTPDEQTTKVLNYLNAENAYAKAVLKSQETLQKTVFDEIVGRIKQDDSSVPYFKNGYYYYNKYSTGSEYPVYYRKKGTLDAPEEILLDVNKLAEGKEYCSVSGLTVSRDNKLLAYGTDFVSRRRYTLNFLNLETGTLLTDRIENTTGQAVWAADNKTIFYVTKDEETLRADKIIKHKLGTAAESDKVVYFEEDETFSVYLSETKSEKYILINSSQTLTSESRYIDASKPDGEFKVFEPRKVNHEYNIDHIGKEFFIRTNSDSSSNFRLMKTPDTKTTMENWSVVIPHRSDVLFENFELFDNYLVAEERIKGLSNLRIIDTKNGGEHYLNFGEEAYTAGINVNPNSNTDILRYSYSSLTTPNSVIDYNMVTKEKTVLKEDIVLGGFDKNNYESKRLWAKATDGTMVPVSIVYKKGFVQDGKSPLLLYAYGSYGSSTDPGFRSTIISLLDRGFVYGLAHIRGGSEMGRYWYEDGKLLKKINTFTDFNDCAQFLVDEKYTSKEKLFAMGGSAGGLLMGAIVNMRPDLYKGVIAAVPFVDVVSTMLDETIPLTTFEWDEWGDPRKKEYYDYMLSYSPYDQVKAMDYPNMIVTTGFWDSQVQYWEPAKWVAKLRAMKTDKNTLVMDCNMAVGHGGASGRFERYRITAMEYAFIMQLAGITQ
- a CDS encoding FAD-dependent oxidoreductase, whose translation is MKSVCLVALVCLISFSSCKKEKHELLIEAESFKEKGGWVVDPQFVQQMGSPYLLAHGLGMPVSNAKSEITFPYTGKYHVWVRTKNWAPGDWEAPGRFKLLINGKELNCVLGTEEGWAWQYTGSVSIKDTSATLELADLTGFDGRCDAIYLSTLKTAPPVTVKELTEWRKKQLNESDTPLKSESYDLVVVGGGIAGCAASIAAAEQGMKVALIQDRPVLGGNASSEIRVHTEGITWKSDRILSMLNTVWWPNGSPEAVLDDKKRHANMEKYENISIFLNMRAYSVKSESGVISSVDARHTSTGETMRFSAPLFIDCTGDGWIGYWAGAEFMYGREDSSLYKENWDQHKELWSPASGDNRVMGSSVLWRSVDKGTPVTFPEVPWAMDIADGYSAVEGTWKWEYSDNNMNQIEDAEAIRDHMLKAIYSSFYNAKQKPENATLALEWTSYLVGKRESRRLVGDYIYTFQDEKNMVEFDDAVVMEERDVDVHYQQKLKDPSQPDFLSEALFYKVDHYYIPYRCLYSKNIKNLFMAGRCFSTSHVGLGGPRVMNTTGQMGVAVGYAASLCRKYSTDPRGIYQSHIAELKNLVYTGTP
- a CDS encoding M20/M25/M40 family metallo-hydrolase; the protein is MKKITASLLFFLLLPLWLMSQSENVDLGMMYKIKQEGLRNSSIEDLAFWMTDFAGPRLTGSIGGNKANELAKKKMEELGFQNVRIEEARPNTRGGWDNIKTYAAMTAPYYINFACNPIAWTGSTNGLVKGEVILLDATTEADLEKFKGKLAGKIVLMPSTSVYTLSFEPFASRYTDEQLEQLAMAASSQPRRQMGDFATMMAQRTLRNKMTELLKTEGAAVILNNSGVFNVPRSSGATYTAGEKEPIAQLNLPVEAHGRLERLLRHKVAVEMEVEIQNKFTESPTIFNVIGEIPGTDKLLKNEVVLLGGHIDSWHGGTGAADNASGCIVMMEALRILKNLDAAPKRTIRVALWGGEEQGLNGSRGYVEKYLVDAKTREHKADYNNFAAYFNMDNGSGKYRGIYLQENELVRPIFEEWLKPFADMGCSTITIRNTSGTDHLSFDAVGLPGFQFIQDDLEYDRGYHTVMDTYERLEMADLKHNAVVTAAFAYNAAMRSAKLPGKPAMKPRTATVGQGR